ATATACAGACTGAAATTAaagttattcactgaaaaacttGACATCTTCTTGTTGCTGCTTTCATTAGAATTCATGAGCTTCATCAACTCAATGATCACCTGGTCACAGGTGTACCCGAAGCTCATAgatgacttggaatatagtgtatgaatcatatggaccacttttatggttCATTTGTGTCCTTTTTCAAGAGTGAAAGCTTTAGTCTCTATTTGCTGCAATTCTATGGAAATGAAAAGCCTTCTTCGTTTGCTCcatgaaagaaaatcatacaggttttggaacgacatgagggtgagaaactGATAACAGAATAGTCCTTTCTGTgagaacttttcctttaaaagtGTACAGTCAGTGAGAGAGGCAGACTGAAGCTGGAGACACAGATGGATGGCGTGATACCGAGACAGACCTTAAAGAAAATGTGTATGAAAATCTCACAACAAATAACTTCATTCCAGGtgacatttttcttcattttcttcttttctttaaaaacgGCTTTCTCatctcaatatttacattttttcagtcGGTTGTGCTAccttttcttttgttcattctCTATGTCGATATGTAAAACATGCTGTGACGGCTAGGATGTGTCGTGGTTGGTGCTACTGTCTGGATGGGGGTGAGGACGGCGAGTGTTTGTTGATACGTATGTAGTGCATAAACCAGCGTCGGAGGACAAAGAGTTAGAGTATATATGGTGAGCCCACAGATTTGTAGGAAACTGAGAGGATATTAACAGCGTGCGATAGAGGGGAGTCATTCAAAGTGGTGGGGAGAGGAAATGGTGAAGGGTCACGATGATGTGGAAGAGAAGGACGCTCAGAATTCGTCCCGGTCCAAGTGGGCCTGCTCGTCTATTTCATCATCTTCTGGTGGTGCAAAGccatcctgtaaaaaaaaaaaaaggcatttttaggATGATCATGGATGCActgtatttcagttattttaatgcacttttgtaTTTGTCCATTATGGTTTCTGAGTAGTGTCATTGGATTAGTTTTCTTAATTTTAGGTCACAGTTTCATAGCTGTTCTAATTAAAACATCAATAGCAACAATAGCATTACGGTTAGAGTCATTTCATCTCCATTTCAATAAATTGATTTTGATTCTGAAGACTAATCatgacatttttcatatatacatacagtatagagTTTTCAATAGATTTTGCTGCATTTCAGACAGCTTAGAACTAGAATGGTGCTCAAAATTCGATTTCCAAGATGGCGGGGACTAATGAGCATAATgcaaaattaagtttataatgtaataatgtttttttttttaagtgtttttaccaTAATTGGCACTAGAACTCAAAATTGACTCTTGTTGAGTCATGTCATGGCGCCATCTTTCTGTTGGTTAATGCAGCGAATCCGCATGACCAACTTGGAATTAGTCTACAGCCGATGCAAATTGATATTGATATCGCAAATTATGAATCAACCTgacaaatatgtcaaataattagcaaaaaagatataaaacataacattggCAGTACCTCTGTGGCATACAGAATGTCAACTATCCTACTGATAATGGGGCTGTTTTCATCCTCATGTTCTTGGCAGATCAGCTCAATGTCTCGAAGTTTGCTGAAGTAGAAATCTCTCTCCTTCTCCAGACCATCTACAGTTAACTTCAGCTCcatcaattcaaaaaaaaaaaaaaaaaagacaaaatgtaagATACTAATCAGAACATATGATAAGACAATCTATATGAAGTCtcagaatattatataaaatgcaataatctGAATAAGTGGGATAGAAGATGAAGGAATGGTCTGAAGAaaataggagaaaaaaaagataaaaatgacaaatgcaaaaaCTACCTACactttctttctattcattttctacAATCTCCAATCCAAAGTGTTCCAAGGTAGAGTAAGTCTTCCTTACCCTCCCAGGGACTCTACCTGTTGATTAAGCTCCATGATTTCAGCATCACTTCCCCCATTTCGGGCATGTGTGGGGTTCTTCCTTATGGTGGTGGTCACCCTCTGTGGTGTGGGCATGTTTTTAGGTACTGTTGGCGATGTTCTCTGAGGCCCTGAAATTGGAGATGTTTTAcatttagttcaaataaatggGAGCTGTTCAGAAAATGTACAAGCTGATCTATGCAATTATAGGTCATTTCTATCAGCTTTAAACACATTTAGCTCTGTTCCATACCATAGTGGGCCAAAATGGACCCTCATAAGTGACTGATCTGAAACCTCCTACAAACAGCGCTCTTCATGAGAGCTCAAATAGCAGTCAATTCTGAACTCTACcaacttaagtgattttttttccagtaagCTTATACCATTGTATTTTTGGATTGccttcacatatacagtatatagatattCAGTACCTTGTTTTGGCCAGAACTGCATAAAATCATTTTGCTGGCAAATCTTTTTTCCATCCTCAAGAGTGAGCCTATGATgcctttaaagaaatagttcacccaaaaatgaaaacttgttgaaaatatactcaccctcatgcaatACATGATGTactttagatgagtttgtttcgttGGAACACATTCAGAAAAAtttaataacgcttcctccagtaaaaaaaaaaaaaatccttcccctgttgtcctctcacattaaaatccactgaTATATAAGCTtgaactgtgcatatttctctcctgattcagacgagacaaatttctcactgaagaaagcaatattatggatatataGGACttcttaattatgaatttatttactaCAAACATTTCACAAAGTATTAAGTGATGGAATGAAGTTGTGCtttggattatttattatttttatccgctgtttagactctcattctgatggcatccaGTCAcagcaaaggatccattggtgagcaagtgatataatgcaaaatttctccaaatctgttctgttaaagaaacaaactcatctacaccttgaatcgcctgaggatgagtacattttcagcagactttcatttttgggtcaagtATGCCTTTAAATAGTCTAAAgaggcagcttactaggtttttgAACAGAGCtaatgattcactaaaatgagcTAAGAGGTTCAGTAAGCACAGCCTTTAACAAGCTACAGCATGGGCTGTTTGTCACCCCATTACTTTGGTTAagcctgcgtgtgtgtgtgatcaaaCATTAACTGTTTCAAAAGCCTGTTATCTGCTTTATATCTGGCAGGTTTAACCAAAGTAAGGGAAGTGTGACGAGATGTGACTACAAACTAAATGGAGGTCACATTCCCAATCCACCCCAACGATCACAAAAACAGTCAATTGTCAGCAAATTAGGACACCCTTTTTGTACCTCTCTGGggacttaaaacaaaaaaagatgttaaTAAAGGGGTGTTAATAAAgggatgatttttaaaatttaaatagtttttttcgtAACACTATGTCCTTGTGCTGATTTTCAAATCTTTCTCTGGTCAAAGACGCAAATTATTACTCTGCCTCAAAAAAGCCTTTTGTCACCTAAAAAAATAAGATTCATATTTATTAgtgaataaaattcattttaaaagagtCTGTAAAGAGtctataactgttttatatttgtaatatattttaaaatgtaacttattattttgttcagtcatttaaaatgagaagGCTTTTATGTAGAGTaatcagggtcacatgatccttcagaaatcattctaacatgctatgtagaaacatttcatatttatataaataagtattatatataaattaaagtattgtttttgacttacccaaaacttttgaacagtagtgactTTTTGTATTaactataaaatacttttttttaaatttacagaatattaaaatgaaatttatatagTGAAACCAGTTCTAATAGTTTCTGTTataacagtttgttttatttttgttctattttttaaaacttttttattcattttttatttatttatttccattaccACATAGCGTTGCTtccaatttctttaaaaaaaaaattgtttattttagttaagtaGTCCAATTTTTATTCTTATAGAAAATTGAATCAGTCATGTTTAACATTGCTTTCATAAGGCATGCAAAAGAGGGTTAAAATAAAaggcatggtttttgttttttttggggggggggggtaactcGTTTCAGGTGACTATAACTTTAAAATGACCAATAAAGAATTTGGAGGGACTGAGGGATGAATAGGACTGACCGAAGTGACACTAAGCAAGCAATGACCCTTCAGGACGGCACAGGAGAGAACACTGAGGAACTGATTTTGGAAAACTGTTTGTTAGTACTGCACCAACAGAGCAACACAGAACTGTTTTAATGCTGAATTCATTGTTTTCTCGTTGATGAAAGCTTGGTCATGGAGCAAATCATTCTGAGGCCTGTGCACAACCAGCTTCTTTGCAGAGCACGCTGTCAATCATTAGAGCCTCAGCAATCAATGCAGCAAATTGGCGGCAGAATCTCAAGGTTACCTGAGGAACCAGTTCTCTTGGGTTTGTGGGAAAAGTGTTCACCTGGATTTGGTGGAGGCGCCACATCTTGGCCCTGCCTAGCTTGAATGGGATCATACTCTTTTCCGTCATAATTGGCATCAAAGAATTTTTTAAACCACTGGATGAATTCAAAGTTGTCCTGGAATTTTCCTTTCACTAATTTTTCCACAGGAATTATCTGGataacaaaaggaaaacaaatcatCATCAGCTGTAATCTTGAAGGGTAATTTTTATGTTAATCCTTTCTCCAATCCTAGGAATTACAGAATACAAATGCTTATTTGACAAAGAACATTAGACACCTTCCCTTGTCTCAAGTAGTATTTTCAGCTAACCTGACACCAAAAACCAGCACCCTGACTCATCACTTGATAAAAATATACATCTAACactataataactttcattagtTATTAACATACATATAATGCATACTACTGTACATCAATATATCAGCCAAACCTTTAATAACTCATTTACATTCATAACTCTTTAACTAGTGATCTGTTGAGCAATATCTGGGCCTAATGTTGGATACTGATGAAAGTTACTTCTCATTTTTTATAAAAGATGTCTATTTTACAAACACTAAGGTCTAGGCCTTACtcatcatgaatattaattagcttCATAATATGGTAAATTGatggttcatgaatattaattgctGTTCATAAAAACATGGGTACAAcccaattaattaatcaatcacaACCCTTAATTTTCACATCAACAGGCtactttttctgtttaaaaaaaaagtatctctgTATTGTTGTCCTTTTATTTAGTACCTTTAGtacaattatttcttattatttttttcttctcatcaaCCTTTTACGATCGGTATTAATcacttttatgtaaagcattttgaatCTACCATTGAGTATGAAATGTGCCATATAAACAAACATGCCTTCTTTCAGTCAACTGTTATTGTAGTTGATACTTTTTACCAAATGAACTGAAAGCTTTAATTTATACTTTCTAATTGAGTAAAGCTTAaaagtagaagtaaaaaaaaagttaaagttaaagataAGTTTGAAGTAAAAATATGTACATAGAAGCAAATACTCCAAAAGGCCAACTAACTTTATCAACGTTCATCCTCTTGAAAGCTGCCTGGAGAACTTTGAAGTTATGTATAAACTCAGTTTCCAGCTTTGCTTGAAATTTCACTTTCTTTAAAAGAATACACCCTGGGAACAGCATGTCCATGAACTGACAATAAGCCGCCCCTGAAGACAAACAGCAAAAGAGAACATGGGTCAACAGAGCTCATTCATTGcatgatgagaaaaaaagaaaaagaaaaatgtcttttATCAACAAGTGATTGGTTAACCTTATTAGTGTCAAGTGATAAAGAAAGAGTATAAAGTAAATGCTTTAATTTGACTGATTACACAGGAAGAGATATAAACACTACCCATATATGATCAAAGGCAAAGTAAAAACCTTTTTACTGTGAAATTAAGAGTAGTCTTATATAATCTATAGTGGAGCAGAAATAAAGAGTATGCTACTAGTGCCATTCCTGACATAAAAGACAGAAACACTTGTACAACCCACCTGAACATAATTGTTCAATCTTGGTGTATGTGAGCTGAAGGGAGTCGTTCACCCATGCCAGCATGTCATGTCGGCTCAGGTTCTCAATAGTTACTGATGTGGAGTATACATTCACTGCCATCTCctaacaaagggaaaaaaaacagtcactATGCACCTAATTGCACTTCTTTttaaagcggtcatatgatgctgctaaaaagaactttattttgtgtatttggtgtgatgaaatgtgtttatgcagtttaaggttcaaaaaacacattattttccacatactgaacattattgtttctcctctatgccccgccttctgaaacgtgtcgatttttacaaagctcatcgctctgaaaagcgaggtgtgctcttattggccagctatccagtgcattgtgattggccgaatacctcatgtgtgtgacggaaatgttatgcctcttaacataatgtgatgccctgtccggcaggagcaacgagacataaacataaaacccattataaacatgatataaacatgatttctagtccacatgtgacgaccccaggctggactccgcttcatccacagtgcaaagttgaagggggcgtggacgagtctcaacttttataaagaatatctctttggatttgagactttagtctttgcaactttacagatcttctttattcaccaagagcttgtaacactccaaagagaaagaaaaaaattgaaatcgcatcatatgacccctttaatactttGATATCTTACAGCATCtgtgactgtatatttttaaaatgtataattccaTATCTTTTAATCatttcaagtttttatattttatataaatttatatatttataatttcatgttgaaaatattaatttcataggATAGCAGGTAAAGATGCTATCATACACATGCTCTGAATATGTGTCACTGTGTCTGGATTGAAGGTGTTTCTGTTTGGTTAATCAGAAGTGTTATTCAGTTCTGTTCTTCAGTTGTCACTGCATCACTGAAAATTGTAATCACACTAAAAGTTTCAATCCTCCAAAGATAAGCCATCCAGATTAGTGTTTCAGAGATGTTGTTAACCATGCACATCTGGTGCACCCAGCGGACtgtgtgatggaaatgacatctctaaaacacacacacacacacacacacacatcttctaCAGAGACACAATATGTGTGTATTTCACTGCATGAAATTTGTAAAGCTTAGATTCTTGAGTACTGGGGAAAAAATCAGTTGCATGTATTAAAATTGTCAGCACggttgaacatttttattttattttttccctggTTTTGCAAgctaataatacataatttaaaatgtaacatttttatgatttagaattttttagaattttgaaaatgtaacatttttagaatatagaattataatttttgtttgtgtattctAGAAATACAAATTTCTGTGTGACATCATGGTTTGTAATATCATATGATATTTCATGGTGTgacacataaaatattatatgatattacctgattgtaaatgttttcatgaatATCTGAATGTGCCGACAAAAAATTTTAGGTAAAACTGTGAAAACTTATTAATAAAGAAGGCATTTTTATTAACCCCTCCTTTCTGCCAGGacataataatgtttcttttaaatatattgttattattaagttCTATAATGACAACTCTCTggagattttagcatggtaatggatatgacaatgttaatgtatttggtcttggcggaatagatctcctacgctgctgctgctgttggttattgctgtatttgtagattattgctgctgcttcaagcaagtacaggaactcgCTACTGCTAATAcatatgctgatatggtgctgtgagtattaTGTGAGTGCACaaacagcatataaaataacccatatATAcaagtggagctggggaaggtggagggtttcagaggaactgaACTTCCTCagaatgctaaccagccatttaaatgtaaagcagcaagctcattggctgcgaATGCAACATGAACCAAGCTTGTGACAAATCATTTAATGCAAAGAATATCATCAGTTTACGTTAAGGACCCATCAGTCTGCGCCATCCAGAGTTTCATGACAAAACTTGGTATTTACAGTCAGAGAACATGTGGTTTCAGAGGcatcttgatatatatatatatatatatatatatatatatatatatatatatatatatatatatatataataaaatgagcagtaaataaaaccaaacagtCCTTTTGTTTTGTCACATTCCAGAACGGCAATGCTATATTAAAGACTAATGACGAATAAAGTTACAGGACATGTTTTTCCCCCTCACACatcaagaatcagaaaaaaaatctgaaaactatTACTGGCACTCTAATaatggtatttttcataataatgaaaaaaataataaataaataaataaatacaggcaTATGTTTTGTAATATGCTGGTCTGAATGAAGAAATGAAGCAGTGATTGACACATGCTTGTTTTATTATCAGTTGCATAAATTTAACGTCATTTGATCATATTTATCTTATTCGTATTTGTTACAAACAAATGcattagttttatgtttatttatccTTTGCTGTAAACGACGTCTGAAACTGTAGTACAGTATCTTACATGATGGGAGTCACTCAGGCCCTATTGCGCGCTCTGTTTATCACTGATATGGGTCTTTTTTGTCTTTACGCCAAAAATGTGCACATGAATTTTGCGTTTTGCTTTATAAAACAGCACACTGGAGCCTGCAGTGATATGTAACGCATGTAAGTCCGCTGAACAAACGGTCCATTATTGTGACAGTTGCTCTTCAGGCCCCGCCGCCGTAACATTACAAGAGCAGCACCACACACGCTCGAGCCATAAACACAGAGGCCACAGCGCCTGTTTAATGTCATACAGTATGAAGAATACCTTTGAATGATAATATGTTAACAATATTCTACTCACCGTATTTTGACCGCGTCCTTTCCAATGTTGATATTACACTGGCAGAATGCAATCCGCTGCTCTCCTTCGCTACAGTGGGTTGCCAGATATGCGCTGCTGCCTAGTTACGGGCAACAGCGCCACGCGCTCCTGCAACACACTGTCCGTCTCTGCGCATGCGCAACGCCCCTTCATTAGAGACGCATTCCTCCATTTCTTTGTGAAGAACTGAAGAGCAGCACGTTATCAGTTTGTGTCGCGCGTGTTTCTGTGTAGCTgtagtaatattatttttgatgaattttgatTAATGAATTCTACGCATAATAAGTAAGAGAAAagctcaaaataaatacatttctaggCACATTCAACCTTTGAGCATTTTAGAAATAAGGGAAAATGATTGAACAggcacaataaaaatacaaaaatacaagctATTATAATATAACCTATAAATAcaatgatttgtattttatttgaaattattcaaagggacacaaaagtaaaaaaaaaaaaaaaaaaaaaaagattgaaataataacaaaaaacacacccatatatatctatacctatctatctatctatctatgggtgttttttttattatttcaatctttttttgtcatatatatgtattgttacctatatataaacatatataggtaacaattttacaataaggttcattagttcactactttagttaacatgaactaagaatgaacaatacttacaGCATCATCTACagcataatttcaacatttattattaaaaatcaacattattgaaatcaaaagttgtgcttgttaaaaTAGTTAATGCAccatgaattaacatgaactaacattgaacgactattttcattaactaacattaacaaagattaatacactaataaatactgttcatggttcgttcatgttagttaatacattaactaacaataacatatatatatatatatatatatatatatatatatatatatatatatatatatatatatatatatatatatatataatgtatgttaaTTACTAATGAATTATAGGTATTTAATAATGTGTGTTTGGTAAACATAAATATTCAGTgttgcattttaataatacatgtgAACATGAGGTTGAAGGGGGTTTATTTGCACTTTTTCATGAGATAAACATAATACGTTAATACATACAACTGTAGTGCATACATagctcatattaaaaaaaattgaaaagcatACTGAAaatcctgaataaaaaaatacatgaatattcaGCACCAACAGAAATGTTCTTGCCATTCTACTGCTTGTGTCACCGGGACGTTGAGTTGTACAGCTAAAGCTACTGTGTTTCCAATGGTCTCTACAGAAGGTTTTCAAGTACTTAGTTAGACATACATGTAGAAAAAGAACACATGCCTCAGTCAGCTGTCTGCTGTCTTTTAACAGGGTTGGTTAGTGTTGATCAGAAGTGAAGCAGAATTCTTCTGACTTGTTTTGGAACATGCAGATCAATAGTCACTAATGCACAGTGTTACAGTTCAGTGAACAACTGATAGAATTCAACTTTCACTACTGTTCAGCTAACTGTTAACTCTAGAATAAACATAGAGCTACAATGCAAAATGATGCTATTGTTATGAATAATAACTTGTAAGTGTCCGTTACAGTAACAGGGAATGTAGACTTATCAGATAAAAAAATCTGGTCAGTTAAAAATGAGAGATCAATACATTTTTGG
The sequence above is drawn from the Cyprinus carpio isolate SPL01 chromosome A17, ASM1834038v1, whole genome shotgun sequence genome and encodes:
- the LOC109061159 gene encoding microtubule-associated protein RP/EB family member 3-like — its product is MAVNVYSTSVTIENLSRHDMLAWVNDSLQLTYTKIEQLCSGAAYCQFMDMLFPGCILLKKVKFQAKLETEFIHNFKVLQAAFKRMNVDKIIPVEKLVKGKFQDNFEFIQWFKKFFDANYDGKEYDPIQARQGQDVAPPPNPGPQRTSPTVPKNMPTPQRVTTTIRKNPTHARNGGSDAEIMELNQQLMELKLTVDGLEKERDFYFSKLRDIELICQEHEDENSPIISRIVDILYATEDGFAPPEDDEIDEQAHLDRDEF